In Planococcus shixiaomingii, the DNA window TTTTCGGGAGTAAATGCTACGATTGCGACGGCACCTGGATGCTCGACCAACTCGCGTTTCGAGGTTTTGCCATTCGGTAAAGAGACGTCATCCACTTTCAAGTTGATAACTTTGCCTTCGTAAATCCGTTCAGACGCAATGGTTTTTTCTTCAAACTTTTTCATGATATTCCTCTTTTCATTTGTGATTTCTCTACCGCACAGTATACCATAATGGAAACAGCAATTTACAACGGAGGGACGTCATGAAAACAGTAAATCTAGGAAGCGGTTCGTTGAAAGTAAGTGAAATTGGTTTCGGATGCATGTCACTGCCTAACGATGCAAAGCAAGCACAAGCCATTATTGACGAAGCCATCACAAGCGGCATCACTTATTTTGATACGGCGGACTTATATGACAAAGGAAAAAATGAAGAACTTGTAGGCAACGCTTTAAAAGGCCGGCGCCAAGATATCATACTCGCCACGAAAGTCGGCAACCAGTGGAATCCTGATAACGATGAAGTTAAATGGAATGCCACTAAGCCTTATATACTCGACCAAGTGCACAACAGCCTGAAAAGACTGCAAACCGACTATATCGACTTGTATCAACTGCATGGCGGCATGATTACGGATGATGCCGAAGAGACGATCGACGCTTTTGAATCGTTGAAAAAAGATGGGCTGATCCGGGAATACGGCATTTCTTCTATTCGCCCGAACGTTATTAAACGCTTTTTGGACAAGAGCGATATTGTTTCCATTATGATGCAGTATAGTTTATTCGACCGGCGCCCGGAAGAATGGCTGGAAAGCATCGGCGAATCCGGCCGCTCTGTCGTCACACGCGGAACGTTGGCAAAGGGACTTTTGACGAATGAAGGACTGAAGCGTGCTCAAAAAATGGGCGGCTATCTATCTTACAGCGAAAGTGAATTAACGGATGTTTTACGGAAATTGATGGATATCCACGACAACGTTCATGCCCTCTCTCTCCATAGCGTCCTGCAAAACAAGACAGTCGCTTCTGTAGTTGCTGGAGCCAGTTCGCCTGAGCAATTGAAAGAAACTTTGGCCGCTTATGATGAATCCGTCTCGTTGGAACAGCTGGGCGCAGCGAGAAAAGCAACCAAGCTAGACATTTACCAGGATCACCGCGTCTAATTTCCCGAGCCCTTTGTTTTACTTCCTACAGCGTGCCGCGTATACTTTCATTTACGAAGAATGGAAGTACATACTTGGTGTGCTTGAACGTTGAGGAGATGGAATTTATGGGACATGTATGTGAGCGGGAGTTTAGCTGTGAGAAAGAATTGACGCTTGCGGTCATCGGCGGAAAATGGAAAATGCTGATCTTATGGCATCTCGGCAAAGAAGGAACCAAACGGTTTAACGAGCTGAAAAGGCTGATACCCGGGATTACGCAGCGTATGCTGGTTACTCAGCTTCGCGAATTGGAGTCGGACTTTATCATTCACCGGGAAATTTATCCGGTCGTGCCACCCAAAGTGGAATATTCGTTGACGCCACAAGGCGAATCTCTGATGCCGATACTGGAGAATATGTACGAATGGGGCATATCGTATAAAAGTTTTTTAGACATAGCAATACCTGCTTCAGAAGCTGAAGATACAAAAGCTAAATAATAAATTGAAAGTGAGAATCTCAAATGATTCTCACTTTTTTTGTTTAAAATTCTGTTGACGGTATACTTTTTGTCACTATATGAGAATAATGTGCGTACTTACATTATTCGTTTAACAAGCTTACACTGAGTTAGTAAGAAAAAATGAAACTGAGGAGAATGAAATTATGAAATTACAATTAGCATTAGACTTAGTGAATATACCTCAAGCGATCGAGCTTGTTAGAGAAGTAGAGCAACATATTGACATCGTAGAAATCGGTACACCGGTCATCAATATGGAAGGGCTTAAAGCAGTCTCAGAGGTTAAAGCCGCTTTCCCGAACTTGACTGTTCTTGCTGACGTGAAAATTATGGATGCCGCAGGATATGAAGTGGCAAATGCAAGTGCTGCTGGCGCAGATATCGTAACCATCTTGGCACAAGCAGAAGATGCATCGATCAAAGGCGCTGTTGAAGAAGCTAAAAAGCAAGGCAAAGAAATTTTAGTGGACATGATTGCTGTTAAAGACATTAAAACACGCGCTATCGAGCTTGATGCTTTAGGCGCTGATTATATTTGCGTTCATACAGGCTATGATTTGCAGGCAGAAGGCAAAGATTCATTTGCTGACCTGCGCACAATCAAGAGCGTAGTTAAAAATTCTAAAGTCGCTATCGCTGGCGGCATTAAATTAGAAACATTAGCTGAAGTGATTAAAGAACAACCGGATTTGATTGTTGTTGGCGGCGGCATTACAAGCAAAGACGATAAAAAAGCAGAAGCCGAAAAAATCTACAGCATGATTCAAGAAGGCGCAGCTGTTTAAGATGCAGACAACGGGCTATACAAAAGAAATTATAAATGAACTCCAAAAAGTTTTAGCTGGAATTGATGAAGCCAGCACTGAAAATTTGGTGGATGCCCTGCTTGCTTCGAATAAAGTACTCGTAGCAGGCAGTGGCCGTTCAGGCTTCATGGCTAAATCTTTTGTTATGCGCTTGATGCATATCGGGCTTGATCCGTATATTGTTGGCGAAACTGTAACCCCGAACTTGGAACCCGGCGATCTATTTATTGTCGCTTCCGGTTCAGGCGAAACGCCGAGCTTAGTGGCAATGGCTGAAAAAGCAGTGAAAATCGGTGCCACAATTGCTGCAGTAACGATTCATCCGGATTCCAAGGTCGGCAAGCTGGCTGATATTGTAATAGAAGTTCCTGCCCAAGCAAAAGCGGATGGCGACAGCGGTAAATCAATTCAGCCGATGGGCTCGCTGTTTGAACAATCGTTGTTGTTATTTTTTGACTCCCTCATTTTAAAATTGATGGAAACAAAAGAAATAGGTTCCCAAACAATGTACGGCCGACATGCAAATCTCGAATAGGGTCACTAAAAAAGCAGGAAGAATGGCTGATTGTTAGCTATCTTCCTGCTTTTTCTATTTAATATCAAGAAACTTGTAATGATTTGTCCTGTTCGGCAAAGCAACTAGGGAAGCGACATGAGTTGATGGCCCGTGACCGAACCAGGCACAAGCATCAGCGAAGCCGTGCTCCTGATAAGCATCCGTCTAAAGAGAGATTAAAAACTCATTGCCCCTTCTCTTTACTCGAGTGAAATTCAATCATTCGCTGAAGCAAAATTTCACTTGAAGCGTTCTCTGGCAAAACTGTTGCCAGCCACTCCATTTCATTGGCGACCAGCTCGCTGATTTTAGCAGCTGCAGCTTGGTGTTCCATAGGCGTCACTTGTCCAAATATATCTTTCACTTTTTCAAAAATTGGCTGTGGCAATAACTTTTCAAGGGCTTTCACGCCAAGCTGCGCTCTATGCGGTGCGTATTTATGCAGCAATACTCGAGCTAAATGGTCCAGAACGCTTGTCAGCATCCGTGTTGCCCAAATATCATTGCCTCTGGCGCTTGCTTTTTTGTACTGAAACAGAAACCAGGCTACATCGATGACAGCGTCACGAAATTCTTCTTCTGCAAGTTCCAGATTTTGGGTTGTTTTAAACCGTACCAACAGCTCTTCTGGATCATACAGAACACGAAAATAATCTTTTTCAGGAAAAGAGTCGAGGGTCACGGTAAACAAGTCAATGTGCAAAAGATCATCAAAGACGGCTATCATTTGAGGGGCAACGATAAAAATATCATCTTCAAAAATAATTTGCCGGTAAGCTTCTAAATGGCGCTTCCGTGAAGTTAAAAATTTCTTTTCGTGTTCTCTATTGACCAGGCAATAGAGATCTATATCAGAATGTTCATCGTGTTCATTTCTGCCAATTGACCCTTTGACAAAAATGGCTTTTATGTGTGGGTCCTGTTCTAAACTGGCACAAATTTTTGCAATAGCTTGTTCTTGCACGAGCATCTTCATTCCCCTATCCATACACTTTTGATTTCTTAACTGATTAAAGATGCAACCATTTCAGTCTGTTCTTCATTAGGAACATTCAAAGAGAGGCGCGCTAATTCCACTTTTTCTTCTATGCCTTTTAAATTCGCCTGGAATGTTTCTACATGAAATTCGTTTTCCGCAATGATGCGCTGCATATTGAACTGATCGAGGAAATCCCGGCTGATGACCACGTCGCCGCCTGCTCCCTGTCCCTGGATGCGTGCTGCGAGATTGACGGTTCTTCCGAAATAATCCAAGCGATCATTAGAATTGACCACCATAGCTGGTCCGCTGTACAAGCCGATTTTCAAAGCAAACTCTTTGTTGCCGATATTGTTAAATCCGGCTACATGCTGTTGAATTTGAAGTGCTGCATGTAGCCCGTCCTCCTGCGAATGAAAGACTGCCATAACGGCATCCCCAATCGTTTTGACGACGCTTCCCGAATTTTTGTTTATCCAATTTGTTAAAAACTCAAAATGCCGGTTTACTTCGCCGTAAGCCGTCGCATCCCCTACTGTTTCATATAAAGATGTGGAATTTTTCAAGTCGGTGAACATGATCGTTACATGGCCAATGCCGATTTGATGCCCGGGCGACAACACTTCGGACGAAAACAAATCTCTGAATTCCTGCATAGCTGTCACTTTTGCGGCTGTTATTGTCTCCCCGCTCCAAGCTGACTGCTCTAAAACTACGATGATGTCTTGTTGACTCGAGTTGGTTATTTGAACTTCCGAATGCCTGGCGACAGTTGATTGACTCCAACCATGGCTTCTATATTCCAGAACTGCATTGTCAGAAATCGGCGTGGTCGGGTCAATAGCTACCATATCGTTGGCTTGCAAGGTGCGCAAACGCAGATCTTCAAAGCTTTCAGGAATTGGGAACCCAATCGTGTTCCCTTTTTTAATTATTTTTTGAACTTTAATATGGGGGGTGATTTGCGGTGCCCCTAAACAGTAGACTTCTGCATAGGCTTTCCGGACTGAAGGATGAACTGAAAAATGAAGTTCAACAAATTGATCGAAGTTGGCATCATAATTAATGCCACACAAATCACAGTGAAATTCTTTCTGAAGTTCCGACAAGGCCGTATACTCCACTTTTGACACCCGGCAATTCGGGCAAATCAAATTCCAACTCAAATTTAATATGCCGTCTTTTGTGGCATATAATAAAACCCGAAGCACTTCTTCTGGATCGCGCTTCCACTGTTTGGCAATTCGGATCGGCTCCATGTGTGCCACGTCGTGGTCGCTTTTTTCAATTAAATACGCGTGCAGCATCTGGATATAAGCTGCGTCAATCGGCCGCTTTTTTAATTGAGCTTCAAGGCGATTCAACTCAGGCAAATTCACTTTGGCATTAACTGGTTTTTGTGGGATATTCCGAAAGTCTGCTCCGGCTTCCCTATACTCTTCAATGTATTTCAAAGCATTTTTCATCGATTTGACACCAATAGCAGAAATGGCCGCAATCCCCAAAACGGTCCGTGGAATGTATTCGGCGACTACTCGTACTGTTGTTTTTACACCCGTTGCGTCACTGCTGTCAGCCAGTTCCATTCCCCACGTATAGGAAACGAGTGGACCTTCACCGAAACGCCGCTCTACTTGGTAGTTTCCGTTTTCTTCCCATTCAAACGGAAACTCTTTCCATTCTAGCGGAAGTAAGCCAGCGGCTTTTGCTTGAGCTCCACGGAAAAAAACGCCGGAGCCTTCTTTTTTAACCGGGCTGAATTTTACTGGAAAAACCCCAATATAAGAATTCATCCGGTTATTATCACTGATCAATTTCCAAATGGTTTCTTTTGGCAATGCAAATTCCTGTTCGAATACATATGATTTTGCTTTCATTTCAATCGTTCACCCCTAAGACAGTGCTATGGCTACAGCCAATAAAATGATATGGAAAATTTGATCGGCAACAATAGCCAGCCAAACTTGTTCCGAGCCTTTTGCCATCTGAATATGTCTCACCCAAAACGATACAAAAGTTTTTCGATCCAAAATGACATGACCAATAAAAACTACACCCAACCCGCCTAAGGATAAGCCGCCTGAAACCGTTCCCGCGAACCCCACGACTAGTGTATAGATGGTCACATGCACCAGCAGCGGGATCCATTTCGTCGCTTTATATTTTGCCATCCATCCGGTTTGCAGTAAAAAATCCCCGATGAAATGGCCGATTAACAAATAACTAAATTGATCCATATAAATTGCTTTCCCCATTCTCACCTTCGTATTTGTCCACTTCATAGCTGCATTCTTCCAAAATCGCTAAAAAAGCATCCACAACTTCACTTTCGAACAATTTATTTTTGCAACGAACCAATTCAGCCGCTCCTTCCTTGTACGACAAACCACTGCTGTAGGAACGGGCAGTTGTCATTGCATCGAAAGCATCTGCTACACCGACAATTTTTGCAAACCAAGGAATGTCAGCTCCTTTTAACTGGTCGGGATAACCTGTTCCATCCAATCGTTCGTGATGTGAACGGGCTGTTTCAATAGCATCAATTAAAGCTGACTTTGGTTCCATATTCGATAAGATATCCGCCCCAATAATCGTATGCTGCTTGATCGTTTCATATTCTCCCTTTGTCAGCCTGCTCGGTTTTCGCAGAATTTCATCCGGAATGCCAATTTTTCCGATGTCGTGCAGCAAAGCCGCCTTATACAACTCATCACAAGCCGCGCCATCCATCCCAAGTTTCTTGGCAATCCACAGCGAATATTTCGCCACTCGTTCCGAATGCCCAGCCGTGTAAGGGTCTCTCGCGTCCAATACCTTCGCCAATGTCCGGATCATGCTTAAGAACATCCGGTAAAGCTCGTCATACATTTGGCTATTGTGAAGCGCCAGCGCAGATTGATTGGCTAATGCCACAGCAAGTGTAATATCCTGTTCTGAGAAAAACGCAGTATCCTTCTTATTAAGTAATTGAAGGGCTCCCAGTACTGAACCTTTTACTTTTAATGGCACGGTAATCATCGATTTCGTAATAAAACCACTTGTGTGATCTGCGCGGTCCGACCAATTGGCATTTCCCGACACGTTTTCGATCAGTTCAGCTTGGCCAGTTTCAATGACTTTGCCGACTATGCCTTCATCTATTTTCATTTTCATATTCAGGATGGCAGAAGCAGAAGGACCATATGCGGCAACTGCTTGAATACTTTTGGTTTCTTTATCTAACACCCAAAGTGTCCCGGCTTCTGCAGCAACCACTTGAACCATCTGCAACAAGATATTTTCGAAGACGTCATCTAACTCTATGTTTGAATTTAATTGTTTGAAAGCTTCTAATAAACTTAAAAGCTCTTGTACTTTAAGTTCAAGATTCTTTATACTTGTCATTGAATTCCTCCGGAAATTAATAATGCTGTATGTAAATTTGTTTTTACGCCAAAAAGCACTTGAATACCTATG includes these proteins:
- a CDS encoding aldo/keto reductase, coding for MKTVNLGSGSLKVSEIGFGCMSLPNDAKQAQAIIDEAITSGITYFDTADLYDKGKNEELVGNALKGRRQDIILATKVGNQWNPDNDEVKWNATKPYILDQVHNSLKRLQTDYIDLYQLHGGMITDDAEETIDAFESLKKDGLIREYGISSIRPNVIKRFLDKSDIVSIMMQYSLFDRRPEEWLESIGESGRSVVTRGTLAKGLLTNEGLKRAQKMGGYLSYSESELTDVLRKLMDIHDNVHALSLHSVLQNKTVASVVAGASSPEQLKETLAAYDESVSLEQLGAARKATKLDIYQDHRV
- a CDS encoding winged helix-turn-helix transcriptional regulator, producing MGHVCEREFSCEKELTLAVIGGKWKMLILWHLGKEGTKRFNELKRLIPGITQRMLVTQLRELESDFIIHREIYPVVPPKVEYSLTPQGESLMPILENMYEWGISYKSFLDIAIPASEAEDTKAK
- the hxlA gene encoding 3-hexulose-6-phosphate synthase, with product MKLQLALDLVNIPQAIELVREVEQHIDIVEIGTPVINMEGLKAVSEVKAAFPNLTVLADVKIMDAAGYEVANASAAGADIVTILAQAEDASIKGAVEEAKKQGKEILVDMIAVKDIKTRAIELDALGADYICVHTGYDLQAEGKDSFADLRTIKSVVKNSKVAIAGGIKLETLAEVIKEQPDLIVVGGGITSKDDKKAEAEKIYSMIQEGAAV
- the hxlB gene encoding 6-phospho-3-hexuloisomerase; the protein is MQTTGYTKEIINELQKVLAGIDEASTENLVDALLASNKVLVAGSGRSGFMAKSFVMRLMHIGLDPYIVGETVTPNLEPGDLFIVASGSGETPSLVAMAEKAVKIGATIAAVTIHPDSKVGKLADIVIEVPAQAKADGDSGKSIQPMGSLFEQSLLLFFDSLILKLMETKEIGSQTMYGRHANLE
- a CDS encoding nucleotidyltransferase domain-containing protein, giving the protein MKMLVQEQAIAKICASLEQDPHIKAIFVKGSIGRNEHDEHSDIDLYCLVNREHEKKFLTSRKRHLEAYRQIIFEDDIFIVAPQMIAVFDDLLHIDLFTVTLDSFPEKDYFRVLYDPEELLVRFKTTQNLELAEEEFRDAVIDVAWFLFQYKKASARGNDIWATRMLTSVLDHLARVLLHKYAPHRAQLGVKALEKLLPQPIFEKVKDIFGQVTPMEHQAAAAKISELVANEMEWLATVLPENASSEILLQRMIEFHSSKEKGQ
- a CDS encoding adenylate/guanylate cyclase domain-containing protein, translating into MKAKSYVFEQEFALPKETIWKLISDNNRMNSYIGVFPVKFSPVKKEGSGVFFRGAQAKAAGLLPLEWKEFPFEWEENGNYQVERRFGEGPLVSYTWGMELADSSDATGVKTTVRVVAEYIPRTVLGIAAISAIGVKSMKNALKYIEEYREAGADFRNIPQKPVNAKVNLPELNRLEAQLKKRPIDAAYIQMLHAYLIEKSDHDVAHMEPIRIAKQWKRDPEEVLRVLLYATKDGILNLSWNLICPNCRVSKVEYTALSELQKEFHCDLCGINYDANFDQFVELHFSVHPSVRKAYAEVYCLGAPQITPHIKVQKIIKKGNTIGFPIPESFEDLRLRTLQANDMVAIDPTTPISDNAVLEYRSHGWSQSTVARHSEVQITNSSQQDIIVVLEQSAWSGETITAAKVTAMQEFRDLFSSEVLSPGHQIGIGHVTIMFTDLKNSTSLYETVGDATAYGEVNRHFEFLTNWINKNSGSVVKTIGDAVMAVFHSQEDGLHAALQIQQHVAGFNNIGNKEFALKIGLYSGPAMVVNSNDRLDYFGRTVNLAARIQGQGAGGDVVISRDFLDQFNMQRIIAENEFHVETFQANLKGIEEKVELARLSLNVPNEEQTEMVASLIS
- a CDS encoding DUF3307 domain-containing protein, which encodes MGKAIYMDQFSYLLIGHFIGDFLLQTGWMAKYKATKWIPLLVHVTIYTLVVGFAGTVSGGLSLGGLGVVFIGHVILDRKTFVSFWVRHIQMAKGSEQVWLAIVADQIFHIILLAVAIALS
- a CDS encoding GAF and HD-GYP domain-containing protein, with translation MTSIKNLELKVQELLSLLEAFKQLNSNIELDDVFENILLQMVQVVAAEAGTLWVLDKETKSIQAVAAYGPSASAILNMKMKIDEGIVGKVIETGQAELIENVSGNANWSDRADHTSGFITKSMITVPLKVKGSVLGALQLLNKKDTAFFSEQDITLAVALANQSALALHNSQMYDELYRMFLSMIRTLAKVLDARDPYTAGHSERVAKYSLWIAKKLGMDGAACDELYKAALLHDIGKIGIPDEILRKPSRLTKGEYETIKQHTIIGADILSNMEPKSALIDAIETARSHHERLDGTGYPDQLKGADIPWFAKIVGVADAFDAMTTARSYSSGLSYKEGAAELVRCKNKLFESEVVDAFLAILEECSYEVDKYEGENGESNLYGSI